Proteins from a single region of Anaerobranca gottschalkii DSM 13577:
- a CDS encoding ATP-binding protein gives MNEKNNNQQELMIEDNEIFEYNSSVLSEEQTSPDIYKQPILEDQDTINALRASLIKLGFINFDGASVDNSSSEAMVAAEHRKHFRRDVYVGISDKEQNLDFLGRVVEGPFHTPHEVGIDSAITRTTVLHPDRTQFRPSYYVTGTIEILGQLVENERLVPCPTRPRPYSEIYIFPANRLQKFLNIAGDFYLGHLMGYDKVKVLADVNSKNFLPRNIGVFGTVGSGKSNTTQVIIEEAINAGWAVVVVDVEGEYVRMNEPTNDERLIPILKDKFEIRPVGIEDFKVYVPQSGHSDAINPIRFKVPISALDPFVLSDLMELSEPQARLLESIMEKANSIHRSSSSRIGVLAQPNSQTRGYTLQTLIDGLSDGSLVPTKTIESTVGTLRSKLIRLGMSQMLDWNGTNSIPELPVNDLLVGGRLSVLDVSETDDRSRNIAIAYTLQALFDRVIQTSVNESMPNGKVRPKVLVVIEEVHTFVSRNNAAKMRSVLDNLQVISRRGRKRWMSLALVSQQPGHVPDELFELCNTRFIHQLKSASNLTPVKQTTGGVHEALWSNISSLGPGQCLITGAIFNNPLFVEIRPAKTKRMHST, from the coding sequence ATGAACGAAAAGAACAATAATCAACAAGAATTGATGATTGAAGACAATGAGATTTTTGAATATAATAGCTCTGTTTTATCAGAAGAGCAAACAAGCCCTGATATTTATAAACAGCCCATACTTGAAGACCAAGATACAATTAATGCACTGCGAGCATCTTTAATTAAACTTGGCTTTATCAATTTTGATGGGGCATCAGTAGATAACTCTTCGTCTGAGGCCATGGTAGCTGCTGAACATAGAAAACATTTCAGACGAGATGTTTATGTAGGTATATCTGACAAAGAACAGAATTTGGACTTTTTAGGAAGAGTAGTAGAAGGTCCTTTCCATACTCCACATGAAGTAGGCATAGACTCTGCAATTACTAGAACGACAGTTCTTCATCCTGATAGAACTCAGTTTCGCCCATCTTATTATGTTACCGGGACAATTGAAATATTAGGGCAACTAGTTGAAAATGAACGTCTTGTTCCATGCCCTACAAGACCAAGACCATATTCAGAAATTTATATTTTCCCTGCCAATAGATTACAGAAATTTCTTAATATAGCAGGAGATTTTTATTTAGGCCATCTTATGGGTTATGATAAAGTAAAAGTTTTAGCTGATGTAAATAGTAAGAATTTTCTTCCCAGAAATATAGGTGTATTTGGAACTGTAGGTTCTGGTAAGTCTAATACTACTCAAGTGATTATTGAAGAAGCTATTAATGCCGGTTGGGCTGTTGTAGTTGTTGATGTTGAAGGCGAATATGTTAGAATGAATGAACCAACGAATGATGAAAGGTTAATCCCAATTCTTAAGGACAAATTTGAAATTAGACCAGTAGGTATTGAAGATTTTAAAGTGTATGTTCCCCAATCTGGTCATTCTGATGCTATAAATCCAATTAGATTTAAGGTCCCGATTTCAGCACTCGATCCATTTGTCCTTTCAGATTTAATGGAGCTCTCAGAACCTCAAGCTCGCCTTTTAGAATCAATTATGGAAAAGGCTAATAGTATTCATAGGAGTAGTAGCAGTAGAATCGGTGTATTAGCTCAACCAAATAGCCAAACAAGAGGATATACATTACAGACTTTGATTGATGGGTTAAGCGATGGGAGTCTTGTCCCAACAAAAACAATAGAGTCAACAGTTGGTACCTTGCGTTCTAAGTTAATACGTTTAGGTATGTCACAAATGCTTGACTGGAATGGGACTAATTCCATCCCTGAACTTCCAGTTAATGATTTACTAGTAGGCGGCCGATTATCGGTTCTTGACGTTTCAGAAACAGATGACCGTAGTAGAAATATAGCAATAGCTTACACATTACAGGCTTTGTTTGACAGAGTTATTCAGACGTCAGTTAATGAAAGCATGCCAAACGGTAAAGTGCGGCCAAAGGTTTTGGTTGTGATTGAAGAGGTTCATACTTTTGTTTCAAGGAATAATGCTGCAAAAATGAGATCAGTACTTGATAATCTTCAGGTTATTAGTAGACGTGGTAGAAAACGGTGGATGTCATTAGCACTAGTATCACAACAACCTGGCCATGTTCCTGATGAATTATTTGAGCTCTGCAATACAAGGTTTATCCATCAGTTAAAATCTGCTTCTAATTTAACACCTGTAAAACAGACGACAGGTGGAGTCCATGAAGCGTTGTGGTCTAATATTTCTTCGCTTGGTCCAGGTCAGTGTCTTATTACGGGTGCGATATTTAATAATCCACTATTTGTTGAGATTAGACCAGCAAAAACTAAGCGTATGCATAGTACATAA